The following proteins come from a genomic window of Eretmochelys imbricata isolate rEreImb1 chromosome 11, rEreImb1.hap1, whole genome shotgun sequence:
- the C11H2orf66 gene encoding uncharacterized protein C2orf66 homolog, producing MWKVALLVLCTTLTLRGLAKGAPLRPEEKWKPLNNPRNRDLFFRTLQAYFSGRGLDLRKFLDTFSMNNDRPRPVAIYSDPTASAFADYEEKKKIFQNYFKG from the exons ATGTGGAAAGTGGCACTTCTGGTTCTGTGCACTACGCTTACTCTGAGGGGGTTGGCAAAGGGGGCTCCGCTGAGGCCAGAAGAAAAATGGAAACCTCTGAACAATCCCAGAAACCGAGATCTG TTTTTCAGGACACTCCAGGCTTATTTTTCGGGAAGAGGTCTTGATCTGAGAAAGTTCCTAGATACTTTCTCCATGAATAATGACAGACCCAGGCCTGTAGCGATCTACTCGGATCCTACTGCTTCTGCATTTGCAGattatgaagaaaagaaaaaaatatttcaaaactacttcaaaggctga